The Edaphobacter sp. 12200R-103 genome contains a region encoding:
- a CDS encoding carboxypeptidase regulatory-like domain-containing protein, whose amino-acid sequence MPIIFLLAPIRPVLAQSAGNASIQGNITDSTSAVIPGAMITLTNVATGIKRTAISDNGGLYTFPNTSVGTYTLSVAKTGFQTYTRTGIVLEVGSAISINVSMTVGSQSEHIEVKAEGLALQTEDASFKQTIDQQTVTEMPLNGRQMTGLITLSGGSTPAPGGDFTGSKYTYQTISVSIAGGGGNTTMWRLDGGPNNDYMANGNLPFPFPDAVSQFSVESTALSAQNGMHTGGLVNVVTRSGTNQYHGSAFEFIRNNYINASNFFSAHKDTLHQNQYGGTFGGPILRDKLFAFAGYQRTSSNQAQDSKQAFVPTAANLAGDFSVTDPVADATHRVGSKTPAGSCNTTYTQLRDPSTGAVLTGNKYATAPNYNAQALKLLNYLPKIDPATDTGNCGLVKYSIPLRTADNQFVTRVDYAINSNHNLYGRYFIDGFQQPAFFDPTNILVTTQAGLSQRVQSFTLGDAYTITPKIVNTAHVTILRRRNNRGYAANNINAATLGVDLYQNQPNGLQMTTSNKFTIGGGTNSNSKFNDNTLAFDDDITMLLGRHQLVFGGEYARNQLNIANAYESNGVFTFDGRYGANGPGGGSAGGDPNLDFLMGSLSAFEQSKQQQNALRGPIPSLYIQDTYHPSPSVTLVAGLRWSPNFMPYDYFHRGVTFDYDAFLANKVSSVYPNAPAGAFFYGDPGVSKTFTKNSLLQFSPNIGISWDPTGSGKTVIRAGAEIAYDQVNYFTAQRNQQNPPFATAIKQTQTSTSGPINFSAPWSAGTVTSNPFPQPQIPTPSIAQFFAQSQYIVLPPHYHPSYSQQWTASVQRQLGQWQLQVQYIGSHTVHAPAGTPFNPALYIPGVWGAGGTGCPGVVTTGPAGKPAGAAGTPCSTVANQTQRYALTVANPLQGNQYAGGGSSILINYNGMSNYNGLVSTIQHRLSSSFSLMANHTWSKCLSLSDAQGDTAGNSFQNPRNPALDYGPCGSDYRNIENIVLIATSKFPLTGFKAILANNWIFAPLVHIQSGAPFNVTSGQDNSFTSIGSDRPNLVSGTSVYTGTKIQSVGAANRQYLNTGAFAQVTAGCPTPLSPAICSGYGTYGNIRRNSFRGPSSYQFDAQISRIFPIHESLTATLRLEAFNVLNHPNFSNPSASLTSSTFGQISSTSNQARIFQGSVKLKF is encoded by the coding sequence TTGCCAATTATTTTCCTGCTCGCTCCCATTCGGCCCGTTCTCGCGCAGAGTGCCGGCAACGCCAGCATCCAGGGAAACATCACCGATTCGACGAGCGCAGTTATTCCGGGCGCAATGATTACGCTCACCAATGTCGCCACCGGTATCAAGCGGACGGCAATCAGCGATAACGGCGGCCTTTATACCTTTCCCAATACTTCCGTCGGAACGTACACCCTCAGCGTTGCCAAAACCGGATTCCAGACCTATACCCGTACTGGAATCGTTCTCGAGGTTGGGAGCGCGATCTCTATCAATGTGTCCATGACCGTAGGCAGTCAAAGTGAGCACATCGAGGTCAAGGCCGAAGGACTTGCTTTGCAGACGGAGGATGCCTCCTTCAAGCAGACCATTGACCAGCAGACAGTAACGGAGATGCCGCTCAATGGCCGCCAGATGACGGGTCTGATCACGCTCTCCGGCGGTTCGACACCGGCCCCCGGAGGGGACTTTACCGGTAGCAAATACACCTATCAGACCATCTCTGTCTCCATCGCGGGTGGCGGAGGCAACACCACGATGTGGCGTCTGGATGGAGGCCCCAACAACGACTATATGGCCAACGGTAACCTTCCGTTTCCTTTCCCGGATGCCGTCAGCCAGTTCAGCGTCGAATCCACTGCGCTGAGTGCGCAGAATGGCATGCATACCGGCGGTCTGGTCAATGTGGTCACGCGCTCCGGAACCAACCAGTATCATGGCTCGGCCTTTGAGTTCATTCGCAACAACTACATCAACGCATCGAACTTTTTCTCCGCACACAAGGATACGCTGCATCAGAACCAGTACGGCGGCACCTTCGGCGGCCCCATCCTCAGGGACAAGCTCTTCGCCTTCGCCGGTTATCAGCGCACCAGCTCGAACCAGGCACAAGATTCCAAGCAAGCGTTCGTGCCTACCGCAGCCAATCTGGCAGGCGACTTTTCGGTTACCGATCCCGTTGCCGATGCAACACACCGCGTAGGCTCCAAGACACCGGCCGGATCGTGCAATACCACTTATACCCAACTTCGCGATCCTTCAACGGGTGCAGTGCTTACGGGGAATAAGTACGCGACAGCGCCAAACTACAACGCGCAAGCCCTCAAACTGCTCAACTATCTGCCCAAGATCGATCCCGCAACCGATACCGGCAACTGCGGCCTGGTGAAGTACTCGATCCCGCTGCGGACGGCGGACAACCAGTTTGTTACGCGAGTGGACTATGCCATCAACTCGAACCATAACCTGTATGGCCGCTACTTCATCGATGGTTTTCAACAGCCCGCTTTCTTCGATCCGACCAACATTCTCGTCACCACGCAGGCCGGGCTTTCACAGCGAGTACAGTCCTTCACCCTGGGTGATGCCTACACGATCACACCAAAGATTGTGAACACGGCCCATGTCACCATTCTGCGCCGCCGCAACAACCGGGGTTATGCCGCCAATAACATCAACGCCGCTACTCTGGGTGTCGATCTCTACCAAAACCAGCCCAATGGCCTGCAAATGACGACGTCGAACAAGTTCACCATCGGCGGCGGCACCAATTCAAACTCCAAGTTCAACGACAATACACTTGCCTTCGATGACGATATTACGATGTTGCTGGGCAGGCATCAGCTTGTCTTCGGCGGTGAATACGCACGCAACCAACTGAATATCGCCAATGCTTACGAGAGCAACGGTGTCTTCACCTTCGATGGCCGCTACGGCGCCAATGGACCCGGGGGCGGTTCTGCCGGAGGAGATCCCAATCTCGACTTCCTCATGGGAAGCCTGAGCGCCTTTGAGCAAAGCAAGCAGCAGCAAAACGCTCTGCGTGGTCCAATCCCAAGCCTCTATATTCAGGACACCTACCATCCCAGCCCCTCCGTCACCCTGGTCGCCGGCCTGCGCTGGAGTCCCAATTTCATGCCTTACGACTACTTCCACCGAGGGGTCACCTTCGATTACGACGCGTTCCTGGCAAACAAGGTCAGCTCCGTTTACCCCAATGCACCCGCAGGAGCCTTCTTCTACGGCGATCCCGGTGTCTCCAAAACATTCACCAAAAACTCGCTCCTGCAGTTCTCACCCAACATCGGCATCTCATGGGATCCTACCGGCTCTGGCAAGACGGTAATCCGCGCGGGCGCTGAGATCGCGTACGACCAGGTCAACTACTTTACGGCCCAACGCAATCAGCAAAATCCTCCCTTCGCCACTGCGATCAAGCAGACGCAGACCTCGACCTCCGGGCCGATCAACTTCTCTGCACCCTGGTCCGCAGGCACCGTCACTTCCAACCCATTCCCGCAGCCACAGATTCCAACTCCCTCTATCGCGCAGTTCTTTGCTCAGTCGCAGTACATCGTGTTGCCTCCGCATTATCACCCGTCTTACAGCCAGCAATGGACGGCCAGCGTACAGCGTCAGCTTGGACAATGGCAGCTCCAGGTCCAGTACATCGGCAGCCATACTGTTCACGCGCCAGCGGGAACACCGTTCAACCCGGCTCTTTACATCCCCGGAGTCTGGGGTGCGGGCGGCACCGGGTGTCCTGGAGTTGTTACTACCGGGCCGGCCGGCAAGCCCGCCGGGGCGGCTGGAACCCCATGCTCCACCGTTGCCAATCAGACGCAGCGCTACGCTCTCACTGTCGCCAACCCGCTTCAGGGGAATCAATATGCAGGCGGCGGCTCCTCAATCCTGATCAATTACAACGGCATGTCGAACTATAACGGCCTGGTCTCCACAATCCAGCACCGTCTCTCCTCCAGCTTCAGCCTGATGGCCAACCACACCTGGTCCAAGTGCCTCAGTCTCTCAGACGCTCAGGGCGATACCGCCGGCAACAGCTTCCAGAATCCCCGCAATCCTGCATTGGACTACGGCCCATGCGGTTCGGACTACAGGAACATCGAAAACATTGTTCTGATCGCCACAAGCAAATTCCCCCTCACCGGCTTCAAGGCCATACTCGCCAACAACTGGATCTTCGCTCCATTGGTTCATATTCAGAGCGGGGCGCCGTTCAATGTCACCTCCGGACAGGACAACTCCTTTACCAGCATCGGCAGTGATCGGCCGAATCTTGTATCCGGAACTTCCGTCTATACCGGCACCAAAATTCAATCCGTTGGTGCGGCAAATCGGCAGTATCTCAATACCGGTGCCTTCGCACAGGTCACCGCCGGATGCCCGACTCCGCTTTCGCCCGCAATCTGCTCCGGCTATGGGACCTACGGAAATATCAGAAGGAACTCCTTCCGTGGCCCGTCCAGCTATCAGTTCGATGCTCAGATCTCGCGGATCTTCCCGATCCACGAAAGCCTGACGGCAACCTTGCGTTTGGAAGCGTTCAACGTGCTGAATCATCCGAACTTCAGCAACCCCAGTGCATCGCTTACGTCCAGCACATTCGGTCAAATCTCCTCCACATCCAACCAGGCCCGCATCTTCCAAGGCTCGGTAAAGCTCAAGTTCTAA
- a CDS encoding FKBP-type peptidyl-prolyl cis-trans isomerase: MRFQSSLALAAILATAAAAQTTTERTPKRTTHHTSSAASKPAAKPAAAAAPMAETAANAADNPPNVPKVEGTPKALYSLRYIDTQIGTGELAKQQQYYTVRYTGWLTDGTKFDSSYDHPGGEPIVFPYGARRVIPGWDTGFEGMRIGGKRRLFIPYQLAYGESGRAPVIPPKADLIFDIELVAQSDTPPQENPAPTAPSEPSEANPAQPAPKPGETPEPSTSKPPSPPPATSPSGGQPPQSNPNH, encoded by the coding sequence ATGAGATTTCAATCCTCCCTCGCACTTGCAGCCATCCTCGCCACAGCCGCTGCCGCCCAGACCACCACAGAAAGGACGCCGAAGCGCACAACGCACCACACCTCGTCTGCCGCCTCGAAACCGGCCGCAAAGCCAGCGGCGGCCGCCGCACCCATGGCTGAGACAGCGGCGAACGCAGCCGACAATCCTCCGAACGTCCCGAAGGTTGAGGGCACGCCCAAAGCTCTGTATTCGCTTCGCTATATCGATACGCAGATTGGCACAGGCGAGCTTGCCAAACAGCAGCAGTACTACACCGTCAGGTACACCGGCTGGCTGACCGATGGAACGAAGTTCGACTCCTCCTACGATCATCCAGGCGGGGAGCCTATCGTCTTTCCCTACGGCGCCCGCAGGGTTATCCCAGGATGGGACACCGGGTTTGAAGGCATGCGCATCGGAGGCAAGCGACGCCTCTTCATTCCCTACCAGCTCGCTTACGGCGAATCCGGCCGCGCGCCGGTAATCCCGCCCAAGGCCGACCTCATCTTTGATATCGAGCTGGTCGCACAGTCCGACACCCCCCCGCAGGAGAATCCCGCGCCCACTGCCCCGTCAGAGCCGAGTGAGGCAAATCCGGCCCAGCCTGCCCCCAAACCGGGCGAAACTCCGGAGCCTTCGACCAGCAAGCCTCCCTCCCCTCCGCCAGCCACCAGCCCGTCCGGGGGACAGCCGCCACAAAGCAACCCAAATCATTGA